AGAGTCTTCATGGTTTTCAAAATTCCATGTTTTACTTAGTCTTGAAATTAGTTCCAAAACAGTAATATTATTATCGGAAATTGGTCCAAAATTAAAGCTGTCACCATTATGTTTATTATCATTCCATAAAGCCATTGCTAATTGTAAATATCCACTTAGGGGTTCTAGCACATGCTGCCATGGTCTTGTGGCATATGGTCTTCTTAGTTCTACCTTTTTATGTTGGCTCCAGGACCTGATGCAATCCGGCACTATTCTGTCCTCAGCCCAGTCTCCTCCTCCTATTACATTTCCTGCCCTAACAGATGCAATTCTTATATTTGACATCCCTTTCAAATAAGAATGGAAGAAGGAATTATAAATTATTTCTGCTGCTGCTTTGGAGGAACTATAAATATCTTTACCTCCGAGCCTGTCAGTTTCTTTGTATCCCCAAACCCATTCTACATTTTCATAGCATTTATCGGATGTCACCACAATTACAACACACTTATTAGTGAGAGATCTAATCCCTTCCAATACACTGGCTGTTCCAATGGCATTTGTCATTAAAGTATCGATGGGATCCGAATAGGATAACGAAACTATAGGTTGTGCTGCAAGGTGAAAAATAAAGTCAGGCTTACTTTCTATTATAATCTCCTTTGTTTTTTTTGTGTCCCGTATATCCAAAATGTTATGTTCAATTTCGGATGCTAACTCCAAGGTATGAAAAAGTGATGGGTTTGTCGGGATGTCTTTCGAAGCGCCAATAATCTTAGCGCCTTTTTGCAGCAACCACTTTGTTAACCAAGAACCTTTAAATCCGGTATGGCCAGTTATTAAAACGGTTTTTCCTTGAAATACTTCGTTTAAATTTTCATTAAATGACATGG
This Cecembia calidifontis DNA region includes the following protein-coding sequences:
- the rfbG gene encoding CDP-glucose 4,6-dehydratase produces the protein MSFNENLNEVFQGKTVLITGHTGFKGSWLTKWLLQKGAKIIGASKDIPTNPSLFHTLELASEIEHNILDIRDTKKTKEIIIESKPDFIFHLAAQPIVSLSYSDPIDTLMTNAIGTASVLEGIRSLTNKCVVIVVTSDKCYENVEWVWGYKETDRLGGKDIYSSSKAAAEIIYNSFFHSYLKGMSNIRIASVRAGNVIGGGDWAEDRIVPDCIRSWSQHKKVELRRPYATRPWQHVLEPLSGYLQLAMALWNDNKHNGDSFNFGPISDNNITVLELISRLSKTWNFENHEDSFSITNQNSFQEAGLLKLNCDKAIFHLKWTPTLDIQELIEYTGDWYYRFYNEPHKINEFTFKQIADYEQKIAAKNLSLNPITSL